Genomic segment of Cervus elaphus chromosome 15, mCerEla1.1, whole genome shotgun sequence:
CCAGGATGTCCCATTCTGTGGCCTGGGGCATAAAGGGAAACATATAGCGGTGCCATGGAAACTCTGCCGGAATGAGACTGTTACGGTGTATTCTATTCCTAACAGCACACACTCACTGTGGGACTGGTCGCCAGACTCAGAGAGAAACCCCGGAAAGGAAAGTAACAGACAGTTTGCAGCGAGAATTTGGAATCTTGGCGGCACCCTTGTTTATCAAACTGAGGTCTGGAAGTTGCTGGCCGCTTTTGAAACAAGCGGATCCTTCATGCAGACTGGAGAAAAGGTTAAAGGTGGACTTTTTTGGAATGCAACCTGGAGATATCCTCGGGCTTGTGTGCCttatccatttatgattattGCTGGTTCTGTAAATCTTACTAAGAATAATAGTCAATattatattcattgttttaattgtaCCCTAACCAATTGCATTCGAGGAATAAGAAATAATTCTGGAGTCTTGATAGTTAAACAACCACCTTTTGTTATGTTGCCTGTAAATCTTACTGAGCCCTGGTATGAAGAGTCTGGGCTTGAACTATGGGAAAGAGTGCGCACAGCCCTTGCTAGGCCACGAAGGGGGATAGGATTAATAATTCTAGGAGTAGTAACACTTATAACTTTGATTGCTTCTGCTGTTACTGCTTCTGTATCTTTAGCTCAATCTGTGCATACTGCTAGCATTGTAGACGATTTGGCAAAAAATACTTCCAAAGCTTTAGGGATTCAAGAAGATATAGATAGAAAATTAGAGGATAGACTAAATGCGCTTTATGATGCAGTAAGATTTTTGGGAGAAGAAGTGCAAGGGTTAAAGCTAAGAACAAAAATTAGATGTCATGCTAACTATTGTTGGATTTGTGTTACAGCAAAAATTTATAATGATACTGAAACTCCTTGGGACagagtgaaatcacatttagatggTATTTggcataatgaaaacatttccttagATCTATTACAACTTCATCAGGAAATTCTTGATATAGAAAATGCTCCTCGGGCTAGTATGGATTTGGCAGAAAATGCTGAAGAGTTTGTTAacagtttgttttccaattttcccTCGATAACCTCACTTTGGCATCTTTTTTCAGGGGTCGTGACCATGCTTCTGGTATTAGCGCTTTTTGTGTGCATTGCTCCTTGTATCATAAAGAAATTTGTCAAAGAGCTGTGGGACATCAAGGCTGTCCTACACAGTAATTACTTACGCCAAAAGAATCAGGTGTGCCATTTTACTAAATAAAAGAGGGGGAGCTGTGGGGAGCagcttgaaagagctgactctgggagctgccttgattgattattaagggtctgttcgcagacatagctctctgtcccgccacccctctggaatttactatccaagttaactcctaacagaacattagtgagccttgaatgcacacaatGTGCAGATAGATAGCTTTGCATgactgcccttaagataagtaggatgcctttggcgccatgagagagctctggtgattgttatcttaaagatgatgtacatggggaagaattttctttgggatgtctctcttcttggtttagtatatatgtaaccctgagaaataaagaatcatcattgactgcagcgatcctctcgaccccatctgttctgtctctttatttcttagcctaaaggaacgcgtcgtgttgctcgctgaaatcttccggctggcccggcaCATAAGGATGCAAATGGTTGCTTTAAgggaccacccagataatccagataATCTCCCCATCAGAAGATTCTTAACTTAATCACAGCCAcaaagccctttttttttttttttttgccttataaGGTAACAATTACAAGTTCCAAGGATTGGAGCATAGCTCTCTTTGGGAGGCCATTGTTCAGCCTCGCTCCTGGCCCTAAGGAACCATTTGAGGACAGGACTTGACCCCAGGGCACATGGTAGGGACAGAGGGGGGCGGGTGATTCAGGTTAAGTGGTCATCTCCGGGAGCCGCTGGGGCTCAGCGCCCCCACCCAGGCCATCCTGTCTGAAGGTGAGGGCCTAGTCACCCACCCACCCTATCAGTCATGAGTTAAGCACTGCTGCCTGGAGAGGTGATGCCTTGAATCTCCCACCAGTGGCCAGAGAACCCTTCAGACAAAGAAACACAGGGGCTGGCATGGAGCCCCCGGGACAGGAAGCGCCCGGGGCGTGGGAATGGGGCAGACCCATAGTTCCCCAGTCCCCACCTCAGGGAGCGCACAGCCTGACTGCACAGAGGGTAGAGGTCAAGCCCAAGAAACAGACACCCGTGGGGATGAGGATGGGAGAGGAAACTCTCAGGGACCCGTGGGGTGGCGGCAGCAGGGGTAACCCCCGGAGACCATCCGGTGTCAAGGTCAGCCTCTTGGAGAAATGATACTAACGCTGAGAGTCAAGATGGGATTTCccatggagggagggaaggagggcctGAGGACGGGCCCTTACAGACACCCTGTGGCGGCCGCGAGCTCAGCACCTGGGGATGAGCAACCGCCCGGAGGGGCTGGGCAGCGGCTGAGCAGGGAGTCAAGGGAGGGGCACCGAGGAACTGGGGGCCTTCTGCAGCCTGGGGTCCCGACCCCAGCGTCTCCACCTCCTCCATCTCCACGGCCACCTCCCTTCTCAGCAGCTAGCCCCCCACCCCTGATCCCCCACTGCACAGAGGGAAGGGCAGAGCGAGGGGGCCAAGCTGAGCGTGGCGTGGGCACAGGCTGCGGGCCGCGGGCAGGGCACCCGCCGAGGAGGAGGGGCGGGTAGGCCCCCACAGCCCAGGCTCCCCACGTAATCCCATCCTGGCGCTGCACCGCttcttggttatttttaaaatctcattttcagaaagtggagaagaaaacCTCTTTCTTTggcctttttccccttttttttcctgtgaaagatTAGGAGAggggtgtggagggaggagggagcctggAAGAGCGGGAGGCACCTCTGGCAGTGTGCCTGCTTGGGGGCCAGGGCCTCCGCTGactgctgcccccacccccggcgGCCCTGGAGACATGAGGCAGGACCCCTCCTTGGACAGCCAGGTCTCAGCTGCTGCTTTCGCCCGGTGGGCGCGTTGTCGGCGCCAGCTTTACGCTGGAGCATGGCAGGGTGGGAGTTCCGGGTGTCCACCCTCATGGGGTGCAGggcctgtggggagagagggcCAACAGAGATCCGTCCccgggctgggaggctgggggaggggcaggaactgcctggaggagggcccggcagagggcagggagggtTCTAGAGGCGAGGACTGCACGCGTGGGCAGAGCCCGGTGAGCCTGGGTGGCTGGCAGGACATGGACTGACCTCAGGGGCCAGGGAGCCCCAGGGCCCATCAGGCAGGTGCCCTCACTGCTCCCCGACAGGACACTCCGCAGGGGAGGACTTCTCTGagccaggaaggcctgg
This window contains:
- the LOC122708577 gene encoding uncharacterized protein LOC122708577 — protein: MGECLPYLLGGTVPPALPSPHSVRTALVHSALTCCRVSGSLAFSSPIANPSLVSWEPITGGHPAGESCMPSEKEEKLEDPWGLHVDTGPEASVSHPASFLSICASSRDPWHGLSSRPWGCGTGCSPAWNPSPRVLSLHRPCPTVLHHSPPAAHADPSLKERVVLLAEIFQLARQVAPNVGLDESSLRPLPIETIKNAEATRWLPERLVRTAEEIPGGANETAHDPGDGPAADSSADTGAVTDGVTGWSVDIPGVTRLTGHAQRRRGTGPQDVPFCGLGHKGKHIAVPWKLCRNETVTVYSIPNSTHSLWDWSPDSERNPGKESNRQFAARIWNLGGTLVYQTEVWKLLAAFETSGSFMQTGEKVKGGLFWNATWRYPRACVPYPFMIIAGSVNLTKNNSQYYIHCFNCTLTNCIRGIRNNSGVLIVKQPPFVMLPVNLTEPWYEESGLELWERVRTALARPRRGIGLIILGVVTLITLIASAVTASVSLAQSVHTASIVDDLAKNTSKALGIQEDIDRKLEDRLNALYDAVRFLGEEVQGLKLRTKIRCHANYCWICVTAKIYNDTETPWDRVKSHLDGIWHNENISLDLLQLHQEILDIENAPRASMDLAENAEEFVNSLFSNFPSITSLWHLFSGVVTMLLVLALFVCIAPCIIKKFVKELWDIKAVLHSNYLRQKNQREGQSEGAKLSVAWAQAAGRGQGTRRGGGAGPPLTAAPTPGGPGDMRQDPSLDSQVSAAAFARWARCRRQLYAGAWQVAAAPSPKGPGWSPRAGVCQGPGRWDAEAPSPRPVVWAPEGCGPGKPGSAGTPCRPAPRVPCLESCLSPQRHLPAGREGSGGTDPRPPGRDGYLAEAGARRSTGLVLTLERAMRAWF